The following proteins are co-located in the Eriocheir sinensis breed Jianghai 21 chromosome 1, ASM2467909v1, whole genome shotgun sequence genome:
- the LOC127004910 gene encoding uncharacterized protein LOC127004910: MSSDDEDLLCYTPLQRSQVSFTQKRPRGDFKPSKLSLSRSITQSQTTSNNIKVEKKTVNRTPKRTSLSRPQPGTSNEVDTKPVIKTSPSKSRRRNSRNNTPVKSRADRPDENSTPAELARWRFLYGSKDDDFEQNPQLHAVREPEEGAQEAHDTLPSSQKRKSDAEEDMSGSKKFNGGVCPHCKFPCSSLDLKARHLNICEHKDLSQLSRCSLGSRCSAAYESHYWTYGHGDQPSNNTFGESSSVANKTGAMNNVVGLVDSDSSSTKDSGFNGASALFSHQKSPPPSPDYLSPSDSEGGESMALFDLKSIKHEFAAHATNDLRRDSVDHTRRDSLDHRSRDSIDNTRRNSVDHTSRDLLDNTRRETIDQARRDSVDHTSRDSIDRSRRDSTDHTRRETIDPTRKDSNASQGTPESRTLLDTLVPNIELIEDDQLTVVFNQDKESDKSSIFSKEEVEEENQPPSPVTCPQETERVDSRTPDLEDIRVVRDQEGDLDDSEGDELIGSVVEEAITNHVIPTMEKVMKWREETKKAGLKATPPTQESSPSPRPRRPHKKRSSPPPCIHIHFHEAGPTQAPTTSNGKERGQTSILQFFKSAKSSGESGCTCAAKKPVAKEGAAAWKGLMGRMQKRELVPLPSVSDSSQDLRSEATSKSWRQRSEKNTCPFYKYIPDASFVVDAFSYGTIDGVKGYFLSHYHYDHYVGLRKNFAQPIYCSEITAKLVSKKIGVAQRYLNPLPMWETRQVHGVGVTLLEANHCPGSVMFLFSVKPGVTHLHVGDFRAHPSMESYTALQNCPIHTLFLDTTYCSPEYDFPPQEKILEKCVSIAQKHQQENNKTLFVVGSYTIGKERVFKAIAESLNCSIWVKSDKKMILNCIDDQEILSRLANDKKKARVHVLPMNNIKGQFLGDYLNQMKPFFTEIVGLCPTGWENTRGSSGGGLDQITPRNPFTDVYIYGIPYSEHSSFSELRRFVQFIKPRKILPTVNNGNQAARKKMEKFFSEWLAGRQLFGQH, from the exons ATGAGCAGCGATGATGAGGACCTTCTCTGCTACACACCCCTACAAAG ATCCCAGGTGTCCTTCACACAGAAGAGACCCAGAGGAGACTTCAAGCCCTCCAAGCTCTCCCTGTCACGTAGCATCACCCAGAGCCAGACCACAAGCAACAATATTAAAGTGGAGAAGAAAACGGTTAACCGCACCCCGAAAAGAACCTCCCTGAGTCGACCGCAGCCCGGGACCAGCAACGAGGTGGACACGAAACCGGTCATAAAAACGTCTCCTAGCAAATCTCGGAGAAGGAACAGCAGGAACAACACCCCAGTCAAATCGCGTGCAGACAGACCCGACGAAAACAGTACGCCCGCTGAACTGGCCCGGTGGCGTTTTCTGTATGGTTCTAAAGATGATGACTTTGAGCAGAACCCTCAACTCCACGCAGTAAGAGAACCAGAAGAAGGGGCACAGGAGGCACATgacactcttccctcctcgcagaaaaggaagagtgacGCAGAGGAGGACATGAGTGGGAGTAAGAAGTTCAATGGAGGCGTCTGTCCCCATTGCAAATTTCCATGTAGCTCCCTGGATTTGAAGGCCCGCCATTTAAATATCTGTGAACATAAGGACCTCTCACAGCTGTCCA GATGCTCCCTTGGATCCAGATGCAGTGCAGCCTACGAGTCACACTACTGGACGTACGGCCATGGGGATCAGCCCTCGAACAATACATTTGGGGAGTCTTCAAGCGTCGCAAACAAAACTGGAGCAATGAACAACGTGGTGGGTCTCGTGGACAGTGATAGCTCGTCAACCAAAGACTCCGGTTTCAATGGTGCATCTGCTCTCTTTAGCCACCAGAAATCTCCACCTCCGTCGCCTGATTACCTCTCGCCTTCTGATTCCGAGGGAGGGGAGAGTATGGCATTGTTTGACCTCAAGTCGATAAAGCACGAATTCGCCGCACACGCAACAAATGACTTAAGAAGAGACTCTGTTGATCATACGAGGAGAGACTCTTTAGATCATAGAAGTAGAGACTCGATAGATAATACAAGGAGAAACTCTGTAGATCATACAAGCAGAGACTTGCTAGATAATACAAGAAGAGAGACTATTGATCAAGCAAGGAGAGACTCTGTTGACCATACAAGCAGGGACTCTATAGATCGATCAAGGAGAGACTCTACAGATCACACAAGAAGAGAGACTATCGACCCTACCAGAAAAGACTCAAACGCCTCACAAGGAACCCCAGAATCCAGGACATTGTTAGACACGCTCGTACCCAACATTGAGCTGATTGAAGACGACCAACTCACGGTTGTTTTCAACCAGGATAAGGAATCGGATAAGTCTTCCATCTTCagcaaggaggaagtggaggaggagaaccaaCCACCATCTCCCGTGACCTGCCCCCAAGAAACTGAGAGGGTGGACTCGAGAACACCTGACTTGGAGGACATTAGGGTTGTGCGAGATCAAGAGGGCGACTTAGACGACTCGGAAGGGGATGAGCTGATCGGGAGTGTGGTGGAGGAAGCGATAACGAACCATGTGATCCCCACCATGGAGAAGGTgatgaagtggagggaggaaactaAAAAAGCAGGACTCAAAGCAACGCCTCCTACTCAAGAAAGTAGCCCGAGTCCCAGACCGAGGAGGCCCCATAAGAAACGTTCCTCGCCGCCTCCCTGCATTCATATCCACTTCCACGAGGCCGGCCCAACCCAAGCCCCGACCACATCCAACGGCAAAGAAC GGGGCCAGACCAGCATCCTACAGTTCTTTAAGTCGGCAAAATCCAGCGGGGAAAGTGGCTGCACATGTG CGGCGAAGAAACCAGTGGCCAAGGAGGGTGCTGCCGCGTGGAAGGGCTTGATGGGACGCATGCAGAAGAGGGAGCTGGTGCCTTTACCCAGTGTCTCGGATAGTTCCCAGGAC CTGCGCAGTGAAGCCACCAGTAAAAGTTGGAGGCAGAGATCAGAAAAAAATACCTGCCCGTTCTACAAATACATCCCGG ATGCCAGTTTTGTCGTGGACGCCTTCAGCTACGGCACCATCGACGGGGTGAAGGGTTACTTCCTGAGCCACTACCACTACGATCACTATGTCGGCCTCAGGAAGAACTTTGCCCAGCCCATTTATTGCAGTGAGATTACAG cTAAACTGGtcagcaagaaaattggcgtggCTCAGCGGTACCTCAACCCCCTGCCCATGTGGGAGACTCGCCAGGTGCACGGTGTGGGGGTGACGCTGCTCGAGGCCAACCA CTGCCCCGGGTCTGTAATGTTCCTGTTCTCGGTAAAGCCGGGCGTCACACACTTGCACGTTGGGGACTTCCGCGCCCACCCCTCCATGGAGAGCTACACCGCCCTTCAGAACTGCCCCATACACACCCTCTTCCTGGACACCAC TTACTGTTCCCCGGAGTATGACTTTCCGCCTCAAGAGAAGATCCTCGAGAAGTGTGTGTCCATCGCCCAGAAGCACCAGCAGGAGAACAACAAAACCCTCTTCGTCGTTGGCTCGTACACAATAG ggaaggagagggtgttcAAGGCCATCGCTGAGAGTCTGAACTGCTCCATCTGGGTGAAAAGTGACAAAAAAATGATCCTGAACTGCATTGACGACCAGGAGATTCTGTCGCGCCTCGCCAATGACAAGAAAAAAGCGAGGGTCCACGTTCTGCCCATGAACAACATTAAAGGACAG TTCCTGGGGGACTACCTGAACCAGATGAAGCCGTTCTTCACGGAGATCGTTGGGCTGTGTCCCACGGGCTGGGAGAACACCCGGGGGTCCAGTGGTGGAGGCCTGGACCAGATCACGCCCCGTAACCCATTCACTGATGTCTACATATACG GAATCCCGTACTCAGAGCATTCAAGCTTCAGTGAACTAAGGAGGTTTGTGCAGTTCATAAAACCACGGAAAATACTTCCTACAGTTAACAATGGCAACCAGGCAgccaggaagaagatggaaaagttcTTCAGCGAGTGGCTGGCAGGGAGACAACTGTTTGGCCAACACTGA